In Gouania willdenowi chromosome 15, fGouWil2.1, whole genome shotgun sequence, one DNA window encodes the following:
- the setd4 gene encoding SET domain-containing protein 4 isoform X1 translates to MSGRRCKSGRAARKRRRKHRRNVQSVSLCHQAAYVRLMKFLQRREFASSWLQPAVFTDTGRGLQALRTIKPDQLIISLPESCLLTTSTVLESYLGLYIRRWKQRLPPLLVLCVFLVCERHRGDASDWFPYIHLLPHTYTCPAYFTDDVMEVLPPCMKRRALEQREAVWEMHSSNQDFFQSLQPLLSEPAEDVLTYEALRWAWCSVNTRSVFMSQPPNDFLSGPDNYALAPFLDLLNHRPDVQVKAGFNKESRCYEIRSVCGTRRYQQVFINYGSHDNQRLLLEYGFVAPDNPHSVVYVETALLCDALHRDTSLDQKLKFLKENNFLHNLTLSREGPSWRLMTALRLLSLPQMLYQQWKAVLLGQAVSEEQEEWSLQTASALCQRLTHDAHTALDKISHLLRQCDQPIREQQLNVVKALRQEERCILGSCTEALGRVKEESDDGEALR, encoded by the exons ATGAGTGGTCGTCGCTGTAAAAGTGGACGAGCTGCGAGGAAGAGAAGACGGAAGCACAGAAGGAATGTCCAATCAG TGTCACTGTGTCACCAAGCAGCGTACGTGAGGCTGATGAAGTTTCTTCAAAGGCGAGAGTTCGCCTCATCGTGGCTGCAACCGGCCGTGTTTACAG ATACAGGCAGAGGATTGCAGGCTCTCAGAACCATTAAG CCTGATCAGCTGATCATTTCTCTGCCAGAGTCGTGTCTGCTCACGACTTCCACTGTTCTGGAAAGTTACTTAGGACTTTACATCAGGAG GTGGAAACAGAGACTCCCTCCTCTCCTGGTGCTCTGTGTGTTCCTGGTGTGTGAGCGTCACAGAGGGGACGCCTCTGATTGGTTCCCCTACATCCACCTGCTGCCCCACACCTACACATGCCCCGCCTATTTCACAGACGACGTGATGGAGGTTCTGCCGCCCTGCATGAAGAGGAGGGCCTTAGAGCAGAGGGAGGCAGTGTGGGAAATGCACTCGTCCAACCAGGACTTTTTTCA GTCTCTGCAGCCACTCCTGAGTGAACCAGCAGAGGACGTATTGACCTATGAGGCTCTGAG GTGGGCTTGGTGTAGCGTTAACACTCGATCAGTCTTCATGTCCCAGCCGCCCAATGACTTCCTATCGGGACCTGATAATTACGCTCTAGCTCCCTTTCTGGACCTGCTCAACCACCGTCCTGACGTGCAG GTTAAAGCAGGATTCAACAAAGAGTCACGCTGTTATGAAATCAGGAGTGTTTGTGGGACGCGGCGCTACCAGCAGGTCTTCATCAACTATGGGTCACATGACAACCAGCGGCTGTTGCTGGAGTACGGATTCGTAGCACCGGATAATCCACACAGTGTGGTCTACGTGGAAACAG CTTTACTCTGTGATGCTTTACACCGAGACACAAGTTTGGATCAAAAACTTAAATTTCTCAAAGAGAACAACTTTCTGCA TAATCTCACCCTGTCCAGAGAAGGTCCCAGTTGGAGGCTGATGACGGCTCTCAGATTATTGTCCCTGCCACAGATGCTTTA tcagCAGTGGAAGGCTGTATTGCTCGGCCAAGCCGTGTCTGAAGAACAGGAAGAGTGGAGCCTTCAAACAGCCTCAGCTCTCTGTCAGCGACTCACACACGACGCACACACAGCGTTGGataag ATCTCACACCTCCTGCGTCAATGCGATCAGCCAATCAGGGAGCAGCAGCTGAACGTGGTCAAGGCACTGAGGCAGGAGGAGAGGTGCATTCTGGGAAGCTGCACGGAGGCACTGGGACGAGTCAAAGAAGAGAGCGATGACGGCGAAGCTTTGAGGTGA
- the setd4 gene encoding SET domain-containing protein 4 isoform X2 yields MSGRRCKSGRAARKRRRKHRRNVQSVSLCHQAAYVRLMKFLQRREFASSWLQPAVFTDTGRGLQALRTIKPDQLIISLPESCLLTTSTVLESYLGLYIRRWKQRLPPLLVLCVFLVCERHRGDASDWFPYIHLLPHTYTCPAYFTDDVMEVLPPCMKRRALEQREAVWEMHSSNQDFFQSLQPLLSEPAEDVLTYEALRWAWCSVNTRSVFMSQPPNDFLSGPDNYALAPFLDLLNHRPDVQVKAGFNKESRCYEIRSVCGTRRYQQVFINYGSHDNQRLLLEYGFVAPDNPHSVVYVETALLCDALHRDTSLDQKLKFLKENNFLHQQWKAVLLGQAVSEEQEEWSLQTASALCQRLTHDAHTALDKISHLLRQCDQPIREQQLNVVKALRQEERCILGSCTEALGRVKEESDDGEALR; encoded by the exons ATGAGTGGTCGTCGCTGTAAAAGTGGACGAGCTGCGAGGAAGAGAAGACGGAAGCACAGAAGGAATGTCCAATCAG TGTCACTGTGTCACCAAGCAGCGTACGTGAGGCTGATGAAGTTTCTTCAAAGGCGAGAGTTCGCCTCATCGTGGCTGCAACCGGCCGTGTTTACAG ATACAGGCAGAGGATTGCAGGCTCTCAGAACCATTAAG CCTGATCAGCTGATCATTTCTCTGCCAGAGTCGTGTCTGCTCACGACTTCCACTGTTCTGGAAAGTTACTTAGGACTTTACATCAGGAG GTGGAAACAGAGACTCCCTCCTCTCCTGGTGCTCTGTGTGTTCCTGGTGTGTGAGCGTCACAGAGGGGACGCCTCTGATTGGTTCCCCTACATCCACCTGCTGCCCCACACCTACACATGCCCCGCCTATTTCACAGACGACGTGATGGAGGTTCTGCCGCCCTGCATGAAGAGGAGGGCCTTAGAGCAGAGGGAGGCAGTGTGGGAAATGCACTCGTCCAACCAGGACTTTTTTCA GTCTCTGCAGCCACTCCTGAGTGAACCAGCAGAGGACGTATTGACCTATGAGGCTCTGAG GTGGGCTTGGTGTAGCGTTAACACTCGATCAGTCTTCATGTCCCAGCCGCCCAATGACTTCCTATCGGGACCTGATAATTACGCTCTAGCTCCCTTTCTGGACCTGCTCAACCACCGTCCTGACGTGCAG GTTAAAGCAGGATTCAACAAAGAGTCACGCTGTTATGAAATCAGGAGTGTTTGTGGGACGCGGCGCTACCAGCAGGTCTTCATCAACTATGGGTCACATGACAACCAGCGGCTGTTGCTGGAGTACGGATTCGTAGCACCGGATAATCCACACAGTGTGGTCTACGTGGAAACAG CTTTACTCTGTGATGCTTTACACCGAGACACAAGTTTGGATCAAAAACTTAAATTTCTCAAAGAGAACAACTTTCTGCA tcagCAGTGGAAGGCTGTATTGCTCGGCCAAGCCGTGTCTGAAGAACAGGAAGAGTGGAGCCTTCAAACAGCCTCAGCTCTCTGTCAGCGACTCACACACGACGCACACACAGCGTTGGataag ATCTCACACCTCCTGCGTCAATGCGATCAGCCAATCAGGGAGCAGCAGCTGAACGTGGTCAAGGCACTGAGGCAGGAGGAGAGGTGCATTCTGGGAAGCTGCACGGAGGCACTGGGACGAGTCAAAGAAGAGAGCGATGACGGCGAAGCTTTGAGGTGA
- the cryzl1 gene encoding quinone oxidoreductase-like protein 1 isoform X1 translates to MKGLYCKSAVSDAEPKFVIQETTLPDALINHQVRVQVKACGLSPLDLKLLSDVGDQRDLIPVGREVAGVILQVGPKVTSFHPEDEVVGILPLDAPCSGLCDIIDIDEHYLVQKPEKLSSVCVAAALRDGLCAYTALHTHARMAAGQTVLVMDGASPFGLMCVQLAGYHGAKVLTTSHSPDTHAFLEQLRPSVGVQEPLVARVIPVYTGSDMLPLVLEETGGLGVDIVVDSGVRLQEENDRETDEDKLLPHKHDIISALGVGGHWVTSHQDLQLDPPDCRLLHLKSASISFLNPEVWTASSAQQGRYLHILKDIVEKMSAGVLRPQPQEALPLYEATVAMETVQRRMKQKAVIQL, encoded by the exons ATGAAGGGTTTGTACTGCAAATCTGCTGTTAGCGACGCTGAGCCCAAGTTTGTTATTCAGGAGACG ACTCTCCCAGATGCTCTGATCAACCATCAGGTCAGAGTTCAGGTGAAGGCGTGTGGACTCAGTCCATTGGACCTGAAG CTGCTCAGTGACGTTGGGGACCAAAGGGATTTAATTCCTGTTGGTAGAGAAGTGGCCGGGGTCATCCTTCAAG TTGGTCCAAAAGTCACCTCCTTTCACCCCGAGGATGAAGTTGTAG GGATTCTTCCACTGGACGCGCCGTGTTCTGGACTGTGCGACATCATTGATATAGATGAACATTATTTAG TCCAGAAACCGGAAAAGCTGAGCTCGGTGTGTGTAGCAGCAGCACTACGTGACGGTCTGTGCGCGTACACGGCCCTGCACACACACGCCCGGATGGCAGCCGGACAGACGGTCCTGGTCATGGATGGAGCGAGT CCTTTCGGCCTCATGTGCGTCCAGCTGGCTGGTTACCATGGCGCCAAGGTGCTGACCACGTCACACTCACCTGACACACACGCCTTCCTGGAGCAGCTCCGGCCCAGCGTCG GAGTTCAGGAGCCATTAGTAG CCAGAGTCATTCCTGTGTACACTGGGTCAGACATGCTGCCACTGGTCCTGGAAGAGACGGGAGGACTGGGAGTGGATATAGTGGTGGACTCTGGAG tCCGCCTGCAGGAGGAGAACGACAGGGAGACGGATGAAGATAAGCTACTACCACATaaacatgacatcatcagcgcgctgggggtgggggggcactGGGTCACATCCCACCAAGACCTGCAG CTGGATCCTCCTGATTGTAGATTactgcatttaaaatcagcTTCCATCTCATTCCTCAACCCTGAGGTGTGGACTGCATCGTCAGCTCAACAAGGAAGATACCTGC ATATTTTAAAGGATATAGTGGAGAAGATGTCAGCTGGAGTGCTTCG GCCGCAGCCACAGGAAGCGCTCCCTCTCTACGAAGCCACTGTCGCCATGGAGACCGTGCAGCGTCGCATGAAGCAAAAGGCTGTGATTCAGCTTTGA
- the cryzl1 gene encoding quinone oxidoreductase-like protein 1 isoform X2 yields MKGLYCKSAVSDAEPKFVIQETTLPDALINHQVRVQVKACGLSPLDLKLLSDVGDQRDLIPVGREVAGVILQVGPKVTSFHPEDEVVGILPLDAPCSGLCDIIDIDEHYLVQKPEKLSSVCVAAALRDGLCAYTALHTHARMAAGQTVLVMDGASPFGLMCVQLAGYHGAKVLTTSHSPDTHAFLEQLRPSVARVIPVYTGSDMLPLVLEETGGLGVDIVVDSGVRLQEENDRETDEDKLLPHKHDIISALGVGGHWVTSHQDLQLDPPDCRLLHLKSASISFLNPEVWTASSAQQGRYLHILKDIVEKMSAGVLRPQPQEALPLYEATVAMETVQRRMKQKAVIQL; encoded by the exons ATGAAGGGTTTGTACTGCAAATCTGCTGTTAGCGACGCTGAGCCCAAGTTTGTTATTCAGGAGACG ACTCTCCCAGATGCTCTGATCAACCATCAGGTCAGAGTTCAGGTGAAGGCGTGTGGACTCAGTCCATTGGACCTGAAG CTGCTCAGTGACGTTGGGGACCAAAGGGATTTAATTCCTGTTGGTAGAGAAGTGGCCGGGGTCATCCTTCAAG TTGGTCCAAAAGTCACCTCCTTTCACCCCGAGGATGAAGTTGTAG GGATTCTTCCACTGGACGCGCCGTGTTCTGGACTGTGCGACATCATTGATATAGATGAACATTATTTAG TCCAGAAACCGGAAAAGCTGAGCTCGGTGTGTGTAGCAGCAGCACTACGTGACGGTCTGTGCGCGTACACGGCCCTGCACACACACGCCCGGATGGCAGCCGGACAGACGGTCCTGGTCATGGATGGAGCGAGT CCTTTCGGCCTCATGTGCGTCCAGCTGGCTGGTTACCATGGCGCCAAGGTGCTGACCACGTCACACTCACCTGACACACACGCCTTCCTGGAGCAGCTCCGGCCCAGCGTCG CCAGAGTCATTCCTGTGTACACTGGGTCAGACATGCTGCCACTGGTCCTGGAAGAGACGGGAGGACTGGGAGTGGATATAGTGGTGGACTCTGGAG tCCGCCTGCAGGAGGAGAACGACAGGGAGACGGATGAAGATAAGCTACTACCACATaaacatgacatcatcagcgcgctgggggtgggggggcactGGGTCACATCCCACCAAGACCTGCAG CTGGATCCTCCTGATTGTAGATTactgcatttaaaatcagcTTCCATCTCATTCCTCAACCCTGAGGTGTGGACTGCATCGTCAGCTCAACAAGGAAGATACCTGC ATATTTTAAAGGATATAGTGGAGAAGATGTCAGCTGGAGTGCTTCG GCCGCAGCCACAGGAAGCGCTCCCTCTCTACGAAGCCACTGTCGCCATGGAGACCGTGCAGCGTCGCATGAAGCAAAAGGCTGTGATTCAGCTTTGA